The proteins below are encoded in one region of Anopheles gambiae unplaced genomic scaffold, idAnoGambNW_F1_1 scaffold_40, whole genome shotgun sequence:
- the LOC133395031 gene encoding uncharacterized protein LOC133395031: MLLALLRRKLKLRLPADARTLLKTPTQVGLEIQPILGGHFWYQGIEYVLMTHFNNTTPRVDRFRAQIFIDGLPLFNSSARQLWPILMKVVELPEAPVMLLGVFCGHTKPDNVEGFLRPLVTEANNLQKRGLQFGEKNVRFKLHMFVADSPARCFAKATISYVGRNSCLKCTCEGTQVGRKIVFEDADAQLRTDLGFRGREDQKHHKAWKSPLEDIDELDMIKDIIIADGLHVRDLGVSKKIATGIFNHTFARFGKWTDTQKETVSSFLMKIQLPGEIQRRFRHTKFSGFWKGTEYRSFLFYASVIIYKDFMWEEAFQHYLLYFCAHTIFATKTHKHFWPQAKMVFKEFLKGFANIYGREHITSNVHNLIHIYDDCDRFGSMEEISTYDFENHLQLLKRLMRSGNRCTEQVITRSREIETLKKATNIVPPKFPTLIGTGSGLRLRCDFYLMMGFRNAWFLTTDNHVVEFLSAKEVSNSYFTIEGSQFESNEELFNLRKTVDNFPIQLSSSDIFIYKIKKKHSSQ, from the exons ATGCTGTTGGCACTGCTTCGCAGGAAGCTTAAGCTTAGACTTCCAGCAGATGCGCGGACTTTATTGAAAACGCCAACCCAAGTAGGCTTAGAAATTCAACCTATCTTGGGCGGGCATTTCTGGTACCAGGGAATAGAATATGTGCTGATGACACATTTTAA TAATACTACTCCACGCGTCGACCGGTTTAGAGCGCAGATATTTATTGATGGGCTCCCATTATTTAATAGTTCAGCTAGGCAGCTTTGGCCAATCCTAATGAAGGTGGTGGAATTACCGGAAGCACCGGTTATGTTACTAGGTGTATTTTGCGGTCACACAAAGCCGGATAATGTGGAAGGTTTTTTGCGGCCCCTGGTAACAGAAGCTAACAACCTACAAAAAAGAGGATTGcagttcggtgaaaagaatgtGCGATTTAAATTACACATGTTTGTTGCCGATTCCCCTGCTCGTTGTTTTGCCAAAG ctACGATAAGTTACGTTGGCAGAAACAGCTGCTTGAAATGTACTTGTGAAGGGACACAAGTAGGAAGAAAGATTGTTTTTGAAGATGCAGATGCTCAGTTGCGTACTGATTTAGGTTTTCGTGGAAGAGAGGACCAGAAACATCATAAAGCTTGGAAATCGCCTCTAGAGGATATAGATGAGCTTGATATGATAAAGGATATAATCATTGCCGATGGTTTACATGTGAGAGATTTAGGAGTGTCAAAGAAAATTGCTACAGGGATTTTTAATCATACTTTTGCTCGATTCGGTAAATGGACGGATACGCAAAAGGAAActgtttcttcatttttaatgaaaatccAGCTTCCAGGGGAAATTCAAAGACGTTTCAGACATACAAAATTCAGTGGCTTTTGGAAAGGAACTGAATATagatcatttttgttttacgctAGTGTTATTATATACAAGGATTTTATGTGGGAAGAAGCGTTTCAGCATTATTTGCTATATTTTTGTGCACATACAATTTTTGCCACGAAAACTCATAAACACTTTTGGCCTCAAGCTAAAATGGTGTTTAAAGAATTCCTCAAAGGTTTCGCAAATATTTACGGTCGTGAACACATAACAAGCAACGTTCATAATCTCATTCATATTTATGACGATTGTGATAGGTTTGGCTCCATGGAGGAGATTTCAACGTatgattttgaaaatcatttacAATTACTGAAGCGTTTAATGCGTTCGGGTAATAGATGTACCGAACAGGTAATTACAAGATCAAGAGAAATCGAAACTttaaagaaagcaacaaatatTGTTCCACCAAAATTTCCTACGCTTATAGGAACTGGGTCTGGTTTACGATTGAGATGCGATTTTTATCTGATGATGGGATTCAGAAACGCATGGTTTCTCACTACAGATAACCATGTTGTAGAATTTTTATCAGCTAAAGAAGTTTCTAATTCTTATTTCACGATAGAAGGATCACAGTTCGAATCAAACGAGGAGTTGTTCAATCTGCGTAAAACGGTTGATAATTTCCCAATACAGTTATCGTCTAGCGATATTTTCAtatacaaaattaaaaaaaaacactcctcgCAGTAA